The Ipomoea triloba cultivar NCNSP0323 chromosome 14, ASM357664v1 region TGGGGTAGCGGCGTTGACAGAATGTCATCAGTCGTTTGACAGACTGCAAATACTTTCGAGTTGTCTCGTCATTCATGATGTGTGCAACGCTGTTGGTGTAGATCTTCTCGCGAGCTGAACGTTCGTGGATACCAACCATAGTAACACCAATAGGCCAAGGGGCATTACCGATGGCGAGTTTGATGTAGTGATCCATGGCGGCTAGATAATCTCGCTCTATGCAGCACTGAACCATCAAAAGTAATGCTTGTCGAATATCATCAGGCAGTACCTATACAACACAGATAGCAAGATCAACATAAGCAACATTGTCCAGTAGAGCAATAATTCTCTGTATCACTTTGCAAGAAAGTTGTAGTCTAACAGCATAACTTTGAGCTCAATCCCCATAACTTCAACAAGAACTACAAAGATGAACGATGAATGAAAAGTGAAAGCCATTCATCTGTTCGTGAAGCAGAATATGTAACACGACGAAGGAAAATGCAGGTCAATCATAAAAGCTTTGAAGGTGAGGACAGTTAAGCGAAAAAGTGAGAGCATAAAGATCAGGTGCAACATACGAGGACAGTCGAGGCTATATCACTACAATAATTTCTTCCTTAATACAGAGTAAAAGACACCAATAtcacccaaaaaagaaaaataaacaactTTACTAGCTGAATTACATTTTTGGCTACCATTTAAAAGATTATAGCCCTTTAACAAATATACAAATTATGGCAAGGCAATGCTTTGATTCTTGGTCAAGATTGAAAGCAACAATTGAACAGAATTCCACTCCCACCCATAGCTTACATAGAACATAAAGAAATCTAAAAAGATTGAGTAGGTCTTGTGCCAGACAGATGAACctataaaaagtattacattaaaaaaaaaaaattacacttctATGAGATGATCTTAAAGAAgacttattcaaaaaaaatgtagtgCCTACTTAGAGGAATATGCAGCCCTACACAACACTATCATAACAAATCTCCCTAATTCACATTAAATACTTGATAATACACATGAAAtcttcatttcaacaaacaaatGCCTCTGTTAATTTTACAACATTACACCACCAACAGAAAAGTATAATCATTTCTAGTCATGTGTCTACAGAATCATACAAAAGCTCTAAACTTTTATGGTCATGCATGCTTAAAATTGATGTACAAAATCATAAAAGAAGCAAAAGAGGCATGCTAAGCAAGTATACAAGAAAATAGTATACTAACCTTCTTCCTGCAGAACTTGAATAGAGGATTCAAGTACCTTGCACACTGCTTGAATGTGGCAACCATAGATTTCCCCTTGGCCGTCCTCTTTTCGGTCTCGGTCATCTCATCAAGCTCTTGGTTCCACTCATTCAGTAACCTCTTAAAGAATACCAGAATCTTATCCTCATCACAAAGCTCCTCGAAATTCGTCTTCATCCTCTTCAAATCCTTATCGTAATCCACTCCTGACGAGCCCCCGTCTCCACTCAAATCATCATCACCGCCTCCTCCCTCTTTATCCTCAGCATCCTCCGTGGCCTTCCGCTTCCTTTCACTCAAAATCCCCGACTTCTGTCGTTTCTTCAACTCCACAATATCACGCAGGAAATCATTCGTTTGCCCCTCCGTCATATCGCTGTCGTCGACTTCAAAAAGCCCCGCTTTCAACACATACTTCAATCTATCAAGCCTCGCCTCATCGTCTTCGCCGAACAGAGTGACAGGCTGTTTAAGGAAGCGGAGTCGGCGAATAACTTCCTGCCTCGAAAGATTGAGCGAGTCGATCTTCTGTTCGTCCGTTAGGGTTTGGGGTTTGGAAGACGAGGCGTTGAATTCGGCGTTGGATTTGCTGAGATTATCGGAGTTGGAGTTAGGATTGGAAGAGGAGTCGGCGCCGGAGTTGTTTTGCTGCTCCGATTGCTTCTTACGGAGAGCTTTGGCTTCGGCTTCGCGTTTCTCCTCCTCGTGAAGCCGCTGAAGGCGTTTCTGCTCGATCTCGGAGCGTTTGAAGACCCGCTTACCTCCGACGTCTTCTCTTAGGCTGTTCCGCCTCTTTTCCAGCTCCTGTTTGAGAATATCCATGATTAGGGTTTCTCTCCTCTCCGGTGCCGACGAAAAGCCCAAACTTCAATCGAAACTCAGACAAAAGATCAGAGAAGATGCTGTAGTGGATGAAGGATTCGATATGAATGACTTTGAGCGGGTAGGCGGGTTAAAAATCTTGCCCACCCAAATGCCcgattaaaattttagattagaAATTTCGTTTTAGTCCACAGGTTTGTTGGTATTCTATATTTATCACCCAACTGGCCAACTCTCAATTTGTACAATACTAATTAGTTATACACcaacctattaaaaaaaaaaaaacttaaatggCAATTGAATTTTTCTATTGAAATTAGAAATTTGATAAAGTATATCATTGTTATGTTTAGTTAGGATTATTATATGTTATTGTGTACTATAGTTGTTTAAAACCAAGCTGATacaaattatgttttattttctcCGTTTCTTACCCGTTAATCTAGATCACCTCACTGAAACAGTTAGTACTTGGTATTCTTACTCGTTAATAGTACTTAGTATCCCCAACAGATTGTAATATGTGTAAATTACATTATTAAGTTGGGTTTTAGAGTGGAGAGAGATTGCATTACTTTGTATAGATTATTATATCACAAGTCCCTGGATTGTTAGACTGCTATAAAATCTAACAcaacttgtaagttgtaattTGGTTGGTTGAATAGTGGAgtgtattttaaaattgtcaGTTGAATATTGAGTTGAGGTTGCACAAAAAGGGAAGAAACAGGAAGGGACTTGTACTACTATGATATACAACAGAGGATGGAGTAACAAATATTATGTATAGATATACACACATCCCATTGCCTCCTCCATAGATTTTAATACTGAGACAGACACTACTTGCGCCAATGGCAATGGCCTCTCACCTCCCCCCAATCCTATCCTATCCTTTGTCACTATCCAAGCTGCCTGCTTCATTTACCATTCCATTCCTTGCAGTAGAACCCACCCGGGTAACCTTCCAGAAGAAAGTTTTGGACAACAATGGAGGGAGGGGGAAGCTAAGCCAAGCTAAGCTTGAAGAACAGAGTTTTCAATGCATTACTGCCACAAGCATAGCATAGCATAGCATAGGTGGATCTCTGAGCTGGTCCATCTCCGCAAGTGTCTCCATCTGTTGGTATGTATGTCTTTGTTGGCTACTGGAGGTGTTGGAGGAAGGTCCTTTCCGAGAGGAAATGAGGTTTCGACATTAACTTGAGCTGCACCTGGTAGGTAGCTTAAACTGTGGCACTTTCTGCCCGGGCATCATAGCATAATGGGACGGAGATTGGGTTCCTGCAAAAAGGCATTGGAATAAACACAACACTAAGGGCTTGGCTTAACTATAAAAAGCAATAGGTCCTGTTACAGTGCAGATATTGATTTAGAAAGTAGGGGGGTGCTCAAGATACCTTTTTTTACTATTGCTGATGTTGGGGTCAGAGTGGCCACATTCTTTCCTCCAGAATTTTGAAAGTTGTTAAGCAGTGCCATTTGGATGGCAGATGAAAACTGATAGCTGGGACACATCAGGGAGAGCATGGAGGATTGAAGGGTTCTGTGCAACAGAAGATAAGTTAAGTGCGGGAGAAGCAGAGGTTGTTGAACCAACTGACCCAGCAAATGTTTGAGGGATGAACTCTTCACCGACTTTAAGaccctgctgctgctgctgctgctgagaTATGATTTTGCCACCAGTACCCAATATCCCAGGAGGCATCAAAGCAAAATTTATTGGTTGGACAGGGTTTGACAAATGCTGACCATTATAAGGTTTTTGTCTGTGAAATGTGTGCTTAGATATCAGTGCACTAGTTTGGGTACTTATATCTGCCCCCATCTTTTTAGGAGGATGGGATGGTGGTTGCTGTGAGTGTGTGGTAGCTGACATAAGATAACTATTTCTGCTGGAGTGAGggtctttttgttgatgactgGGTGGCTGTTTATGAGATAATGAACCAGTCGATGTGCTAGCATTGTGGGAAACTGGTTGTTGATGAGCTTTGAAAGTCTGGAAAGTTGGTGAATAGCCAGGACCAGGAATATTTGGGATAGCGGGGGCCAGAAATGGTGAAAGCATTTCAACATTATTCGATATCATAGAAAATGGATAGCCGTTGTTTTGTACCATTGCCATCATCTGAGGAGGAGCTTTATTTGCATGTAAATTTATACCTTTAAAGCTTATTGTTGTAGCATCAACTGGCATTGACGAAGAGTTAAATGCAGTTTCCCCTCTCACAGCCGAGTTACACTGTAACGAAGTTTTTCCCATTGCTTTAGCTGGTTTGGGAGGTCCTGACTGATTAACAGATGACCCTACCATTGTTCGATGCTGTCCAAGAGGGAACATCAAGTCTGGGCCATGCTGTTCAGAATAAATACAGCAGATAAATActtcaatttttatattttgaaaccCATTTAACAAAATTACCTAGAGAATCCAATATTGACATACCAGTGAATTACTACCAGAGAGTAGCAGTAGAGGATGTTGAAGCATAAGTTGTTTATCCTTTGATGAATCCCCAATGTTGGTAATTCCTGAGGTTTGATCTTTTCCTCCAAGAATTGGTATAGTGTTCAACCTCTGCCCTCGACAAGCGTCTCCTAGTAGCAAGGGATGTGATGATGGTGGCATGGGACTATGATTTTGCAGCTTTGCCCCACT contains the following coding sequences:
- the LOC116004853 gene encoding pre-mRNA-splicing factor 18, coding for MDILKQELEKRRNSLREDVGGKRVFKRSEIEQKRLQRLHEEEKREAEAKALRKKQSEQQNNSGADSSSNPNSNSDNLSKSNAEFNASSSKPQTLTDEQKIDSLNLSRQEVIRRLRFLKQPVTLFGEDDEARLDRLKYVLKAGLFEVDDSDMTEGQTNDFLRDIVELKKRQKSGILSERKRKATEDAEDKEGGGGDDDLSGDGGSSGVDYDKDLKRMKTNFEELCDEDKILVFFKRLLNEWNQELDEMTETEKRTAKGKSMVATFKQCARYLNPLFKFCRKKVLPDDIRQALLLMVQCCIERDYLAAMDHYIKLAIGNAPWPIGVTMVGIHERSAREKIYTNSVAHIMNDETTRKYLQSVKRLMTFCQRRYPTAPSKAVEFNSLANGSDLQSLLAEEKSSGGSHSSEEKLRIMPA